One part of the Parabacteroides distasonis ATCC 8503 genome encodes these proteins:
- a CDS encoding AAA family ATPase, producing the protein MIYLKQVKLLDPDLVAGDPEELKYPYKAPAVRFTESFIFRKPVTFLVGENGAGKSTLLEAMMSKYEERDEEEPGMLYDGTEAYKIYANVLPEHIKLIETQKPEKHFFFRAESFFNHAAELDRQAQLELRKYSRIYAYKAYGGRSLLEQSHGESFLSAFLNYASRNTLFILDEPEAALSPQRQLALLVRIHELVNNGCQLIISTHSPILMAYPNADIYAIDDTGAHVTPYEETEHYQLTKYFLTHTEQMMKELLG; encoded by the coding sequence ATGATCTATCTGAAGCAAGTAAAATTACTGGACCCGGACTTGGTAGCCGGCGATCCCGAGGAGCTAAAGTATCCTTATAAAGCTCCGGCAGTACGTTTCACGGAATCATTCATTTTCCGCAAGCCGGTCACTTTCCTTGTCGGGGAGAACGGGGCGGGAAAATCCACCCTGCTGGAAGCGATGATGAGTAAATACGAGGAAAGGGATGAGGAAGAACCGGGTATGCTATATGACGGAACCGAGGCATACAAGATTTACGCCAATGTCTTACCCGAGCATATTAAACTGATCGAGACCCAAAAACCGGAAAAGCATTTCTTCTTCCGGGCAGAATCCTTTTTTAACCATGCGGCCGAATTGGATAGGCAAGCCCAACTGGAATTACGTAAGTACAGCCGGATCTACGCCTATAAAGCTTACGGTGGCAGGAGTTTATTGGAGCAATCGCACGGCGAGAGCTTTCTCAGCGCTTTTCTGAATTATGCCAGCCGCAATACATTATTTATATTAGACGAACCGGAAGCCGCACTCTCCCCACAACGGCAGCTGGCCCTTTTAGTGCGTATCCACGAACTGGTGAATAACGGTTGCCAACTGATTATCTCCACGCATTCCCCGATCCTGATGGCTTATCCGAATGCGGACATTTATGCCATCGATGATACCGGAGCGCATGTCACCCCGTATGAGGAAACCGAGCATTACCAACTCACTAAATATTTCCTCACGCATACGGAGCAAATGATGAAAGAACTGCTTGGGTGA